In the genome of Paenibacillus pabuli, the window GCCAAGAATTTGACTCACCTCCGTTTATATGGCAATGAGATTGACGATCTAACACCGCTGGCGCATTTGACTCAGCTTCGCGAGGTTGACGTTCGCAATAATTACATTACATCGATTGATGCACTGGCTGATTTGAAAGACCTGGGACGGCTGTATATCAGCAACAATTCCATTTCTTCCATAGAAGTTGTACGTGGATTCACCCGATTACATACGTTTCACGCCAGCGGTAACCAGATTACCAGTCTATCCGCACTGGCTGATGCAGATGATCTTCAATGGCTCGAAATCTCCAACAATGCGATAACGGACCTGACACCACTGGCGGATAAAAGAAAACTGAAACAGCTCAATGTGGCCAACAACCACGTTCACACTCTGGATGTACTGGCTGATCTGCCGAATACCCTTCAGAAGCTGAATGTGGCAGGCAACGAGATCTCCGATCTGATGACCTTAAAGCATATGACACGCCTGCAGGCGCTAGACTTCTCCGGCAATCAGGTTCAGCATCTGGCACCCTTGGAAGACCTGGTAGGGTTGAAAGAACTGAATGCGGAGTCCAATCAGATCTATGATCTGGAGCCGTTACACAAGCTGTCCAAGCTGGAAGTGCTGAAATTGTCCAACAATCGGGTGTGGGATCTGACACCGATTGCCGGGTTTACTTTTACAAGAAACAGCTCTACCCATACAAATACCATAACGGATATTTCGGCTTCTACTTCCATATCCTCTGGTACGCAGACTTCGATCTCCGAGCCGGAACCTGCCGGACTTACGGTGCAAAATAATTATCTGGATGTCGCAAGCGGCAGTGACACGATGCGTCTGCTAAACCAGATGAATGTACGGGAACAGAAACGCACCCCGCAAGGCAAATTCCAACGATTGATTGAAGGGTCAACAACCGCCTATGTGGGTGATCAGACTTATGCACTGGAAGCCGCTCCTTTTATCGATGAAGGACGGACCTATGTACCGCTCCGCTTTGTCTCGGAGCAATTGAATGCCAGCGTGAACTGGAATCCGGATACACAGGAGGTCCAGATTGCGCAGAATGGTACAGTGGTTCGGTGGACTGTGGGCAACAAACAGGTGATTGTAGACGATACCCTTGCGATAAACGATGCACCCCTGTTGATGAAGGATGGAAAGGCGTTTGTCCCGGTTCGTTTTATTTCGGAGCAATTCAATACAACGGTAGTGTATATCGGAAGCAGCAAAACGATTCTGATCTTCGAAAACAAAGCGCAGGACGAGAATGTACAACTTAATTAAGCAACGCATAAGTCCCCGTCTGAACATCAGCGGGGATTTTTGATGTGCACCAAACTGGATACGAGCACGCGAAATGCGATTATTTAATCGAAAAAACGGATGCTGCCCAGGGTCTGTCTGTACTCACTGGGACTCATGCCAGTCCATCTTCTGAACTGCCGGCTAAAGTGCGCAAGAGTGGAGTAACCAAGCATGGTAGCAACCTGAGTGAGATTAAGATCAGGCTGATGGATCAGCTGCTTGGCCTCGTGAAGCTTCAATTCGGACAAATATCTGCGCGGAGAGATGCCGTATACTTTCTGAAATGTCTCTAGAGCATATCCAGGGCTGATTTGAAGTGAGGCCGCAATCTCTTCCATCCGAATCTCCTTTTCTCCCAGCCCTTCCCGCTGGATATTCCCGGCATTGAAACGGCTTTTGATTGCCTCGGCAATCAGTGTTGCATAGTGCGCCACCGTAGGCGATACAGCTTCTTGGGAACGGGAGGAGCTTTGCTCTGCCAATATCGCCATAATCTCCAACAAACCCGCCTGCATACGGAACAGATCTGATGTTGTATATTCTCCTTTGTGCTGAAGCAGATCCACCCATCTCATCATGACTTCCGTTAATCGCTGATTATCCTCGCTCCCACATGGGAACAACAGCTGCACATGTCTACTCATCTCTTGACGAAACAGAACCTCATCTACATTAAAATGGGCAATAAAATAGGTCAACCCCTGCTCGTGATTGCATTCATTGGTATGTTTGCATCCAGGCGGAATAAGCAATATATCTCCTGCGTGGAGATCATAACGGATATTCTCCAGTATGGTCGTCTGCGACCCTTCCAGAATTAGAATTAATTCAAAGGCTAAATGGGATTCCTGCGGCACTTGCCAGCCCTGCTTCACCTTCTGCATGTGAGCACCAAACAGCTTGACGTTCCAGTCCGTCGCAGGTAACCACCGGCTCTCCGGAGACAGATAGGAACGGTATGGTTCAGGAATGATCATGAACTTCACCACCTTGGATTAGGGCAAATTTTACACGGTTCAGCGTATCTTCTTTTGCAATGGGACTTGATATACTGACTGTACATCATACCTGAGATTCATGCGAGGAGGAAATTCCAATGTCTCTGACGTTACATGGTTATTCCACTACACCAGATCATGCGTGGAAAGAGATCTCTTATACATCTATAAATGAAAACGCTAACTTAA includes:
- a CDS encoding AraC family transcriptional regulator, which gives rise to MIIPEPYRSYLSPESRWLPATDWNVKLFGAHMQKVKQGWQVPQESHLAFELILILEGSQTTILENIRYDLHAGDILLIPPGCKHTNECNHEQGLTYFIAHFNVDEVLFRQEMSRHVQLLFPCGSEDNQRLTEVMMRWVDLLQHKGEYTTSDLFRMQAGLLEIMAILAEQSSSRSQEAVSPTVAHYATLIAEAIKSRFNAGNIQREGLGEKEIRMEEIAASLQISPGYALETFQKVYGISPRRYLSELKLHEAKQLIHQPDLNLTQVATMLGYSTLAHFSRQFRRWTGMSPSEYRQTLGSIRFFD
- a CDS encoding leucine-rich repeat domain-containing protein, with the protein product MRRMTLLFLVFILSLGAAGQAMAYTTADLGEGIIEDPALENGLKLILNKPIDSPLTSSDLEQLHVVDLSNAGIQSLAGLEYAKNLTHLRLYGNEIDDLTPLAHLTQLREVDVRNNYITSIDALADLKDLGRLYISNNSISSIEVVRGFTRLHTFHASGNQITSLSALADADDLQWLEISNNAITDLTPLADKRKLKQLNVANNHVHTLDVLADLPNTLQKLNVAGNEISDLMTLKHMTRLQALDFSGNQVQHLAPLEDLVGLKELNAESNQIYDLEPLHKLSKLEVLKLSNNRVWDLTPIAGFTFTRNSSTHTNTITDISASTSISSGTQTSISEPEPAGLTVQNNYLDVASGSDTMRLLNQMNVREQKRTPQGKFQRLIEGSTTAYVGDQTYALEAAPFIDEGRTYVPLRFVSEQLNASVNWNPDTQEVQIAQNGTVVRWTVGNKQVIVDDTLAINDAPLLMKDGKAFVPVRFISEQFNTTVVYIGSSKTILIFENKAQDENVQLN